Below is a window of Nitrospirota bacterium DNA.
TTTGTTGCTTTTGGTGCGGCATTCGCTGGTATGATGGTGGAAAAGATGGTAGATGTCTATGTTACCCCTGTCGGCATTACGGAATTAATGAAAGGTGATAAAACAGAGTCAGAGGGACCCAATGGCGACACAATGGTGCAAGCACAGTCAAAGCCGTTATTCAACGCATCTATGTCTTATGAGTCTTTCAGCAAATTTTCTATAACCACGAGAAATAGTGAACCCGGCAAGGAGGTGAAATTTATATTGAGGCGCAGAGGTATGGGTTGGAAGTTAACAGAGATAATCATTCCACTCCAAAATTTACCTGAGATGTTTTTAGACCCTGATACCGAAGAATAACTTTGGAGATAATCTCCAAGGCATTTCATTACTGTTTGCGTTAGCGTACGTAGCAGAATGTCTCCTAAGATCGTGAGGGGATATCTCAACATAGAGTTTCTGTCCATACCGCTTCACCAAGAATATTGCTGTAGAACAGCAGATCGGGAATATCCGATCTTCCGGAGAAAGCTTCTTAATTGCTAAAGCGAGGGTTACAACACAGTTTTATCATCTTGGACGGTGGTTTCATACTGCAGTAATCTCCATTTCTTCCCGTAATCATTAATT
It encodes the following:
- a CDS encoding DUF2939 domain-containing protein, producing MKKINYGVGAVIVLVLGYILAAPYITVYQMKTAAESHNGEALSEHVDFPALRQSLKDQMNVMLGTVMAKETKRGNLFVAFGAAFAGMMVEKMVDVYVTPVGITELMKGDKTESEGPNGDTMVQAQSKPLFNASMSYESFSKFSITTRNSEPGKEVKFILRRRGMGWKLTEIIIPLQNLPEMFLDPDTEE